A window of Euwallacea fornicatus isolate EFF26 chromosome 13, ASM4011564v1, whole genome shotgun sequence contains these coding sequences:
- the Ran gene encoding GTP-binding nuclear protein Ran: MAAEQDLPTFKCVLVGDGGTGKTTFVKRHLTGEFEKKYVATLGVEVHPLVFHTNRGAIRFNVWDTAGQEKFGGLRDGYYIQGQCAIIMFDVTSRVTYKNVPNWHRDLVRVCENIPIVLCGNKVDIKDRKVKAKSIVFHRKKNLQYYDISAKSNYNFEKPFLWLARKLIGDPNLEFVAMPALVPPEVQMDPQWQQQIEKDLAEAQNTALPDDDEDL, encoded by the exons ATGGCCGCTGAACAAGATTTACCGACATTTAAATGCGTCTTAGTAGGAGATGGGGGTACCGGCAAGACCACCTTCGTAAAACGGCACTTGACTGGTGAATTCGAAAAGAAATATGTTGCCACCCTTGGCGTGGAGGTCCATCCATTAGTGTTTCACACCAACAGAGGTGCCATCAGGTTCAATGTGTGGGACACGGCTGGTCAAGAGAAATTCGGAGGTCTACGTGATGGATATTACATTCAGGGACAATGTGCCATTATCATGTTTGATGTTACATCCCGAGTAACCTACAAAAACGTACCAAATTGGCATAGGGATCTAGTCCGAGTATGTGAAAACATTCCCATTGTACTTTGTGGAAACAAAGTTGATATTAAAGATCGAAAAGTCAAAGCGAAAAGCATTGTGTTCCATAGGAAGAAAAACTTGCAG TATTACGACATTTCCGCAAAGTCCAACTACAACTTCGAAAAACCTTTCCTGTGGTTGGCCCGCAAACTCATTGGTGATCCCAATTTAGAATTCGTAGCCATGCCCGCTCTTGTTCCTCCAGAAGTTCAAATGGATCCTCAATGGCAACAACAGATCGAGAAAGATCTCGCCGAAGCTCAGAATACTGCCTTACCCGATGACGACGAAGATCTTTAA